The genomic DNA AGTTTGTGGAAGATGATATGCTAGTCTAgaaaatgatatgatatgaAATGGCTTGTTGATTTGTGGGTATTGGCCTATTGGGTTTAGAGTTGAATTTCAAGTGCAGAACTTCTAACTCTTTgcattttttgtttgaaattttgatttaaaatgaaACTTGGGAGTCAAAGTGGTTTCATTTATGAAACCCTTGtcttaaataaaaagaaatgtatCTTCAAagaaacatgttttttttttaatcatatggTTTCATTTATGAGTGTCAAAAGAAGCACCAACAATGATGAAAGACAAGGAGATGGCAGGATACACTCACTTCACACAGAAGCAAATGAATTGAAGTTTAGATTATGTTAACAGTGCAGGAAGTAGCTAACAGTTTATATCTTATGgtcatatcattataattatgcTTTCAAGTTGCAACAATTCaagaaccaaaaataataattgagcaGGTGATAATGAAGCATTAGTAGTTAGTACTCACTGGTCTAGTTTCAGCTGGCCCCAATCCATCCATCCATTCAAATTCTTTTGCTCAATTTCCAATCATTCATTCAGTGTTCCTacctactactactactactaatTAATGAGTTAAAGATGacccaaaacataaaaaatcatcatgatcatgatcaaaaTCTTAATCTCCATTCCTCACCCATTATTTCTAAGAAATGACAAGTAAAAAACTCAATTCAAGGAGTTATAATCATTAAATCCTCACAAGACACAATCACCGATGGTGCTACTtactatacatgtttgttaaagCTACACTATACacacatttcaaaacaaaatcaaacaaaaacaataatgtttttattgcGAATTTGGGTGTACCcctcaaaaaaattataacaataaaattgCAAAACTGAAATTAAGCAATACCGGTATGAGTGGGAGAGCTTGACCCGGGCCTTTACTTGCCTGCGTTAATCTGAAGTTTGTTCATACCCATTTTGACCTTCTGAACGCTGCTAGGCTCACACTTCAAATGATCCTTACTCGGATTCTCCATTTTGAGCCACGGGTGTTGTAGACACTGCTCTGCTGTTGGTCTCTTTTCTGGCGTAAAATCCATAAGGGGGCAGAGAAATGCTGCAAACTCCTTTGCATCCGATTCACTGAACTTGAACTTACTCACTAGAAATTGATCCATTGGCATGTATTTTAGCCTTCGAATCCTCTTCAAATCCCCGTGTCTATCAAAATAATCTTTTGATAAACCTCCTCCCCCTAATGCAATCTGATTCAGAACaacaaaatgtataaataagTTCACATAAAGTGAATAAATTGATCAGAAGAATGAAGGATAACTTACTTTCCTTGGCATTTTGCCTAGGAGTTCCATCATTAGAGCCAGATGATCCtgcaaaatattaataaataaaaaccaaaacaGCTTGTTCAAAGTTGAAAAAAACCCAATACCCAATAttgaagtaaataataataatacctcATCTTCGCTGTAGTCTTGGCCACCCGTAGGTGTAAATACCATCTCACCAGTAGCTAGCTCAAGCGCGATACAAGCAAACGACCATATGTCTGTAGAGAAAGAGTATCCAGAACGGAGAATAACCTCGGGGGCTCTATATTGTCTAGTTTGAATCTCTTCCGCAAAAGTTTTGTCAGCCCAACATGCATTCCCAAAATCAACAATCTTACACCTCATATCTATTCCATCTAATTGACATGATCTCTCTTGCTTTTGATCCCCTCCCATGGCAGCTCGTCGTTCAGATATTCTTGCAACAACCCTTCTTGCCCTCCTTTTTAGTTTTTTCTCTATCATGTTTATACTGACTCCTCCATTTGGGTTGTTTCCCTCCGGTCTTTCCAGGATAGGAGTTAAACCAGACTTAATAGGATCTTTTGAAGGATCAACAGTGGACAGAAGAAGAACATTCTCAGGTTTTAGATCAGCGTGTATAATCCCAAGCTCCCGATGAAGATAGTCCAATGCAATCAAAATGCATCTGCATATCTCTCTCACTTTATTCAATTCAAGGCATTTATAACGGTTATATTTGATCAACCGTAGTAAGCTATCGCCAAGAAATTCAAGGACCATACAATAATGTTGTCCATTTGGACCACTATGCTTGAAATGATCAATCAACCTTATAGCATATTTACTATTAGAAGGGTCACCATCAGCAACGACAGAAAGGAGTTTAATCTCATGAAGAGCTGATTGTGAGAATTGTAGTGCACTTTTTTGAATCTTCAAAGCAACATATTCCTAACACAGTGACAACAAAGTAAGATGAGCTAGAACAGACGTCTCTTCACATTATATGGATCTAGATATAAAAAGGCAAAGATCTAGTAATGGATCAGGTCATATAAAACTAAGTCAAATGCGAATCGATCAACATAACAATACAAGTTTTAAGTCATGGATCATGAATTAAGATAATATTTCCAAATCCGAAATCTGCATTTCCTATTATGGATTGATTTCTAAAACGAGAAATGAAAGATCAGAGATTATACAGAGGTTTTAGTGTCATAAGCGAGCCAAACTGTGGAGAACTGTCCCCATCCAAGCTTCCTCTGAGCGATGTAGCGTCCACCGGAAAAGGAATCGCCTACACGGACCGCGTGATAACCACCTTTCCTGTACGATTCAATGCCTTCATCTTCCTCCTCCGAACCGCTGGACGACGAACAAGACATGATCTGATCCTGTTTCCTTAACACTTTACTATTCAAATCTTCTCGTATTATTTGGAGAGAGAACGGTAATTATGAATGATTGCAGATCGAGAAacaaagagagagaaagttcTTTGCTTCTTACCTGACCTGAACAAGAGACTGTTGCTTGCCGAGACCTTCTATGAGAAgactctctttctctctctactttTCCCcgctctctttctctctccctcCACTTCTATATACTTTTTACCGGTTTTGTAAATATTCCTAAAATCTATATAGTGTTactaaaaattacaataatttaagctagattaaaaaaaattacttttatttcataaaataatttatatactaataaaaattattatttttaaactatgaCAAAATACTAATTATTGAATTCTTGTTTGTTTGTGAAAAGTAAATTCTCCTCAAATTCTtgtatctaaataattattcataatatGTTTTGTACAACTTttcaactattattattattttctgcataataatgtttttatcaaCCTCAGATCTATCTTATTTGTTTATTAGAAAAAGGAAAGTACATGGACCCAAACACTTCTTCTATAACTATTTacaagaaaatttataaaatattcttCATTAAATGTAAGAAATTgatgtaattttaataacctttattactaaatttaaaatatcttatgttgataatcttataatattttgatattactaaACTAGACATTTGTTAGCCTTTTCAATTATAAGAAAGTTCAATAAACTACATTCCCAATAATAATAGagtaagtttatattttaaatatttcctATGGCGAATGTTAAGCAAAGAAACGATTTACTTAACCATTTTTTTTGGGTTATCTCGAATTAAACACTTAATTATCGAAATTTTGTTGTTATCTCGAATTAAACAGGGAATCATTGAATTCCATATCGAATAATTGGGTACTATGTTTTTCTCTACCATTTGAATAAGCATCATGGAAGCCTTCGAAAACTCGCCATTCCTACACATTGCATCTATCAATGGCCAATAGCTTCCACAATCGAGCTGCCACCCTCTTTCGGTAGCGTCTTCTAGAAGCCTCATCGCACCACCAACTTTCCCCTCCTTGCAAATGCAGGAAATCAAAGAACCGACCAAATTTGATGCGATTTGAACACAACCGTGGCTAACCATGTCGTTAATCAACTCAAACGCTTCACGGGCTTGGCTACGATTGCACAATCCATTTATGAGTGAAACGTAAACTATAGCGCATGGAATTCCACCTTCTTCGATCATCTGATCATAGATTTTCTTTGCATCTTCGATTCTCCCTTCCTCACATAGATTGAGTATCTTTACGGTCCTATCAACAGCTCTAGGAAACAACTTACCCATCTTGTTAAGAAATTCAATGGCTTCATCCAAACGAGATTCCTTATATAAACCGTATATTATGCTGTTGTAAGGACCAATACGATAACACGAACCCCGTTTATTCTCCTCCTCCATGAGTTCCAATATCTTCAATCCTTCATCAGTCCTTCCAATCGAACACAGACCAGCTATCAACACATTGTACGTTTCGAAATTCCAAACTATCCCCGCGGTTTTCATTTCATGGGATAAATCAATTGCCTTGTTTGGATCCCCGGATTCAAACAAGCCACGGATTATTGTGTTGTATGTACCTACATCCGGAAGGTATCCCTTCATCTCCATTCCTTTCAAGAACTTTACAGCAATATTTGATTTTCTAGCCATACAATAGCCTTTGAGCAAAGTATTATAAGCAACCACGTCGAGTTTACCTCCTTTTACCTCCATTTTTTCGAGAACTTCAACAGCTTCGTTTAGCCTGCCTTCATTGCAGAGAATCTCCACAAGTTTCGTTACTGTAATAACGTCGGGAGTGATCCCATTATCGAAGCATTTCTCTAACATAACAAGAGCCTGAACTACGTTCTCTTCTCGACAGTATGCAGAAATCAGAATGTTGTAAGTCACCTCATTCGGGTTACCCATTTCATTCATCAAACTTCTGGCTCTTCCAACTTTCTTGTTCTTGCAGAGGCCATTAAGCAATGTGTTGTAGATGACAGTAGATGGAGTTCGACCATGGGACTTCATTGCAGCCAAGAGCTTGAACCCTTCATCAATTCTATTAGTTGAACAAAGACCTTTCATCATGATTCCATATGTGTAGTCATCTCCTACAACACCACTttccatcatcttcatcttatAATACTTTTTAGCCAGATCAATGTCTTCTTTAACTAGAACGTCGAGTATTGAATTAAAGAGCTTCAAAGAAGGAGACTTTCCAAATTTGACAGGCAAGTCAAGAACCTTAATCGCTTCCTTTATCCTCCGACCACGTCCGAGACCTCTAACGAGAGTAACTAAGATGTCATCGTCTGGAGGAGAACCGAGTGAAGTTGGCATTTCGTCGAGCACCTTGTGGACGGTGTCGAATTGGCGGAAAGTGCAGAGTTTGTGAACTAGAGCTCTGTAGGTGGATTGAGAGTGGAGGAAATCGGGAAGCTTGGAAGCCCATTTGAAGGTATGGAGGGCTTCGACGGCGGACTTCTGCTCGAGAATGAGATGGGAAATTTGGTCGTGGGATGGGAGCGGCGCCGTGGAGACGTGTCTTATGGGAAAGATGAGAAGGTGGCGACGGATGAAGAATCTGGTAGTAGCACTTGCTGAACGGAAGAAGATCAGTGTCATGGAATTACAACGTTAAAAATGCAAAAGAATCTCAGATTGTCACCGTTCTGGTTCTGGTATTTCACTCCGACCACAAATTAAACCTAAATcccatttcaaaatattttatatgtttaattgattaataactaaatagaaatatttttttaattaatatttaatatgacataactttttattttaattattaattcaaaattgcCATCAACAACTTAGAATGATccaataaatgaaataatatgttGATAATACTTTCTGGTCGAAAAGACAGACCGAGGAATGAGAGCATGTCTAGTACCATTTGCCCTGTCAAAGATCTAACTTAGACATTGGTTCGATTTTGTTTGTGGAACGCCATGCATGAAAGAAGTCTGGCTGCCCAACAAGTAGTAAGCAACCACTTCGTTCGAAAACTTAATCAAAAGGCGAACACCCAAAGGCCTCATCTCTTACTACTCAACAACCGTATGTGGTTAGTGTGCACCTCAGCCTATAAGTGCACCCATATTGAGAAAGT from Impatiens glandulifera chromosome 9, dImpGla2.1, whole genome shotgun sequence includes the following:
- the LOC124914896 gene encoding SRSF protein kinase 3-like, yielding MSCSSSSGSEEEDEGIESYRKGGYHAVRVGDSFSGGRYIAQRKLGWGQFSTVWLAYDTKTSEYVALKIQKSALQFSQSALHEIKLLSVVADGDPSNSKYAIRLIDHFKHSGPNGQHYCMVLEFLGDSLLRLIKYNRYKCLELNKVREICRCILIALDYLHRELGIIHADLKPENVLLLSTVDPSKDPIKSGLTPILERPEGNNPNGGVSINMIEKKLKRRARRVVARISERRAAMGGDQKQERSCQLDGIDMRCKIVDFGNACWADKTFAEEIQTRQYRAPEVILRSGYSFSTDIWSFACIALELATGEMVFTPTGGQDYSEDEDHLALMMELLGKMPRKIALGGGGLSKDYFDRHGDLKRIRRLKYMPMDQFLVSKFKFSESDAKEFAAFLCPLMDFTPEKRPTAEQCLQHPWLKMENPSKDHLKCEPSSVQKVKMGMNKLQINAGK
- the LOC124914474 gene encoding pentatricopeptide repeat-containing protein At2g17525, mitochondrial, which produces MTLIFFRSASATTRFFIRRHLLIFPIRHVSTAPLPSHDQISHLILEQKSAVEALHTFKWASKLPDFLHSQSTYRALVHKLCTFRQFDTVHKVLDEMPTSLGSPPDDDILVTLVRGLGRGRRIKEAIKVLDLPVKFGKSPSLKLFNSILDVLVKEDIDLAKKYYKMKMMESGVVGDDYTYGIMMKGLCSTNRIDEGFKLLAAMKSHGRTPSTVIYNTLLNGLCKNKKVGRARSLMNEMGNPNEVTYNILISAYCREENVVQALVMLEKCFDNGITPDVITVTKLVEILCNEGRLNEAVEVLEKMEVKGGKLDVVAYNTLLKGYCMARKSNIAVKFLKGMEMKGYLPDVGTYNTIIRGLFESGDPNKAIDLSHEMKTAGIVWNFETYNVLIAGLCSIGRTDEGLKILELMEEENKRGSCYRIGPYNSIIYGLYKESRLDEAIEFLNKMGKLFPRAVDRTVKILNLCEEGRIEDAKKIYDQMIEEGGIPCAIVYVSLINGLCNRSQAREAFELINDMVSHGCVQIASNLVGSLISCICKEGKVGGAMRLLEDATERGWQLDCGSYWPLIDAMCRNGEFSKASMMLIQMVEKNIVPNYSIWNSMIPCLIRDNNKISIIKCLIRDNPKKMVK